In Flavivirga abyssicola, the following are encoded in one genomic region:
- a CDS encoding APC family permease — MNKKEEGLKRSVGVLGLSANIINIIIGAGIFALPAVIAAKMGASSIVAYMFCGVLIALVMLCFAEAGSKVTNTGGPYTYIETAFGNYAGFLGGIFAIIGTLFADAAVSNALVNILASGYPIFENHWVRLSFLFIIFFGLAYINIIGLKQGIGLVKFNTLAKLIPLLLLVLIGWKDVSFNNLYIDTLPSFKKLGETSLILFFAFQGAETGLVVGGEVINPKRTVPKAIFISILTVVCVYVLIQTVSQGVLGSDLPSFKAAPLAETAKVVFGPFGYTLLFIGAVVSMFGFLSGSILNNPRVIYALSRDKVIPLKMFSKIHKSFKTPYIAIIVYAVIGFTLSATGSFEKLAIIASSAMLIIYLGVALSVMKLRKSQQFKEGEFKIPGGFTIPILSISIILYFLSNLSINEVIATGILIAVLTIIYGIFKKLNIK, encoded by the coding sequence ATGAATAAAAAAGAGGAAGGATTAAAAAGAAGTGTTGGTGTTTTAGGTTTATCTGCCAATATTATCAATATCATTATAGGTGCAGGGATTTTTGCTCTACCGGCTGTTATAGCGGCTAAAATGGGAGCTTCTAGTATTGTCGCTTATATGTTTTGCGGTGTTTTAATAGCACTTGTTATGCTATGCTTTGCTGAAGCAGGTAGTAAAGTAACAAATACTGGGGGACCTTACACTTATATTGAAACAGCTTTTGGAAATTACGCTGGTTTTTTAGGAGGCATTTTTGCTATTATTGGCACCTTGTTTGCAGACGCAGCAGTATCAAATGCTTTAGTAAATATATTAGCATCGGGATATCCCATTTTTGAAAATCACTGGGTTCGATTATCATTTCTATTTATAATTTTCTTTGGGTTAGCTTATATCAATATTATTGGGCTAAAACAAGGTATAGGTCTCGTGAAATTCAATACCCTAGCCAAATTAATCCCCTTACTTTTACTGGTTTTAATTGGCTGGAAAGATGTTTCATTTAATAATTTATACATAGATACCCTGCCGAGTTTTAAAAAACTAGGAGAAACGTCGCTTATTTTATTTTTTGCCTTTCAAGGCGCTGAAACTGGTCTTGTTGTTGGCGGGGAAGTTATAAACCCAAAACGTACCGTTCCTAAAGCAATCTTTATTAGTATTTTAACTGTAGTATGTGTCTATGTTTTAATTCAAACAGTATCGCAAGGTGTTTTAGGTAGTGATTTACCAAGTTTTAAAGCTGCACCACTTGCCGAAACTGCTAAAGTAGTTTTTGGACCTTTTGGTTATACCTTATTATTCATTGGAGCTGTTGTTTCTATGTTTGGTTTCTTAAGTGGTTCCATACTTAACAATCCTAGAGTCATATACGCGCTATCAAGAGATAAAGTTATCCCATTAAAAATGTTCTCTAAAATTCATAAGTCATTTAAGACGCCTTATATAGCAATCATTGTGTATGCTGTTATTGGCTTTACACTCTCTGCTACTGGCAGTTTTGAAAAACTAGCAATTATAGCTAGTAGTGCTATGTTAATTATATATTTAGGCGTGGCACTATCAGTTATGAAATTGCGTAAATCACAACAATTTAAAGAAGGTGAATTCAAAATCCCAGGAGGTTTTACAATCCCTATCCTTTCAATAAGTATTATTCTATATTTTTTATCTAATTTATCTATAAATGAAGTTATAGCAACAGGCATATTGATAGCTGTTTTAACCATTATTTATGGTATATTTAAGAAACTAAATATTAAGTAA
- a CDS encoding DUF1624 domain-containing protein, with protein MPLVKSTRIESIDILRGVVMVIMALDHVRDYFHYGSFFSNPTNLETTTPFLFFTRFITHYCAPVFIFLAGTSAFLYGSNKTKPQSFKFLFTRGLWLVFLEIVLNNFIWWFDISYSFIGLQVIWAIGLSMIFLSFLIYLPRKIILLIGFILITGHNLLDSITMQGTSFESIVWYILHQSNFIPVSSTRMVAFAYPILPWIGLMSLGYCLGSMYTKGFDIEIRKKWLVRIGVASVCLFFVIRGLNVYGDLVPWSTQDTATKTVLSFFNVTKYPPSLAYILITIGPALLFLYGIEAVKNKVTDFFLIFGRVPLFYYFLHILVIHSVAIIGLIISGDDWQKMILDMNAWNTGSLASGYGYSLFVVYLLWAGLITLLYFPSKKYMIHKANNKDKWWLSYL; from the coding sequence ATGCCCTTAGTAAAATCGACCAGAATAGAATCCATAGACATTTTAAGAGGTGTTGTTATGGTTATTATGGCATTGGACCACGTTAGAGATTATTTTCATTACGGCTCTTTTTTTAGTAATCCTACAAACTTAGAAACGACAACCCCTTTCTTATTCTTTACTCGTTTTATAACACATTATTGTGCTCCTGTATTTATATTTTTAGCAGGTACATCTGCTTTTTTGTATGGAAGCAATAAAACAAAACCACAATCATTCAAGTTTTTGTTTACAAGAGGCTTATGGCTTGTTTTCTTAGAAATAGTATTAAATAATTTTATCTGGTGGTTTGATATATCTTATAGTTTTATCGGACTTCAAGTCATTTGGGCTATCGGGTTAAGCATGATATTTCTTTCTTTTTTAATATATCTTCCAAGAAAAATAATACTACTTATTGGGTTTATTCTTATTACCGGACATAATCTTTTAGACAGTATAACAATGCAAGGTACCAGCTTTGAATCTATTGTCTGGTATATATTACATCAATCTAATTTTATTCCTGTAAGTTCTACTAGAATGGTAGCCTTTGCTTACCCTATTCTTCCCTGGATAGGTTTAATGAGTTTGGGGTATTGCTTAGGATCAATGTACACAAAGGGCTTTGATATTGAAATAAGAAAAAAATGGTTGGTAAGAATAGGCGTTGCTTCTGTTTGCCTATTTTTTGTCATTAGAGGTTTAAATGTTTATGGCGATTTAGTTCCTTGGTCAACTCAAGATACAGCCACCAAAACAGTGCTATCGTTTTTCAATGTAACTAAATACCCCCCTTCATTAGCTTATATTCTTATTACCATTGGTCCTGCATTATTATTTTTATATGGTATTGAAGCTGTAAAAAATAAAGTTACCGACTTCTTTTTAATTTTTGGACGCGTACCATTATTTTATTATTTCCTTCATATTTTAGTTATTCATAGTGTTGCAATAATCGGATTAATAATTTCCGGTGACGATTGGCAAAAAATGATTTTAGATATGAATGCCTGGAATACCGGATCTTTAGCCTCTGGCTATGGCTATTCTTTATTTGTAGTGTATTTGTTATGGGCAGGTCTTATAACACTGCTTTACTTTCCAAGTAAAAAATACATGATCCATAAAGCAAATAATAAAGATAAATGGTGGTTAAGCTACTTATAA
- the lysA gene encoding diaminopimelate decarboxylase, whose product MLENQLLKIAQDFGSPVYVYDAEKIENQYKRLTSAFKNVKKLKINYAVKALSNISILKLLNALGSGIDTVSIQEVQLGLAAGFLPEQIIFTPNGVSLSEIEEAAKLGVKINIDNLSILEQFGTKHPKTPVCIRINPHVMAGGNSNISVGHIDSKFGISIHQIPHILRIVENTQMTINGIHMHTGSDILDIEVFLYASEILFETAKQFKNLDFIDFGSGFKVPYKQGDIETNIEELGKKLSARFNEFCKNYGKDLTLAFEPGKFLVSESGSFLTKVNAVKQTTSTVFAQVDSGFNHLIRPMFYGSHHDIVNISNPKGRERFYTVVGYICETDTFGNNRRINEINEGDILCFKNAGAYCFSMASNYNSRYRPAEVLWYKGKAHLIRKRETFEDITKNQIEVDFSTKKEKQLVK is encoded by the coding sequence ATGTTAGAAAATCAATTGCTGAAAATTGCACAAGATTTTGGGAGTCCAGTTTATGTATATGATGCTGAAAAAATTGAAAATCAATACAAAAGGCTTACTAGTGCCTTTAAAAATGTTAAGAAACTTAAGATTAACTATGCAGTTAAGGCACTTTCTAATATATCTATATTAAAACTTTTAAACGCACTTGGGTCTGGGATAGATACGGTATCTATTCAAGAAGTACAACTTGGCCTAGCCGCTGGTTTTTTACCAGAACAGATTATTTTCACGCCTAACGGTGTATCCTTAAGTGAAATTGAAGAAGCAGCCAAACTAGGTGTTAAAATTAATATTGATAACCTCTCCATATTAGAGCAATTTGGAACAAAACATCCAAAAACTCCTGTGTGTATCCGAATTAATCCACATGTTATGGCTGGTGGTAATAGCAATATCTCAGTTGGTCATATTGATTCTAAATTTGGAATTTCTATTCATCAAATACCACATATATTACGTATTGTAGAAAATACCCAAATGACTATTAATGGTATTCATATGCATACGGGAAGTGATATTTTAGATATTGAAGTCTTTTTATATGCCAGCGAAATATTATTTGAAACCGCAAAGCAATTCAAAAATCTAGATTTTATTGACTTTGGTTCTGGTTTTAAAGTGCCTTACAAACAAGGTGATATTGAGACCAATATTGAAGAGTTAGGAAAAAAACTATCTGCAAGATTCAATGAATTTTGTAAAAATTATGGAAAAGATTTAACTCTGGCTTTTGAGCCTGGTAAATTTCTAGTGAGTGAATCTGGAAGCTTTTTAACTAAAGTAAATGCTGTAAAACAAACAACCTCTACGGTATTTGCCCAAGTAGATTCTGGGTTTAATCATCTTATTAGACCTATGTTTTATGGATCTCACCATGATATTGTAAACATTTCTAACCCAAAAGGACGAGAGCGTTTTTACACTGTGGTAGGTTATATATGCGAAACCGATACCTTTGGAAATAACAGACGTATCAATGAAATTAATGAAGGTGATATTTTATGTTTTAAAAACGCAGGTGCTTATTGCTTCTCTATGGCAAGTAATTACAACTCTAGATACCGACCTGCTGAAGTTTTATGGTATAAAGGTAAAGCGCATTTAATTAGAAAAAGAGAAACTTTTGAGGATATTACTAAAAATCAAATTGAGGTCGATTTTAGTACAAAAAAAGAAAAGCAATTGGTTAAATAA
- the sucC gene encoding ADP-forming succinate--CoA ligase subunit beta, protein MNLHEYQGKEILNSFGVRIQRGIVAQNANEAVAAAKQLTNETGTSWHVIKAQVHAGGRGKGGGVKLAKNLQEVEEIAGQIIGMNLITPQTSAEGKKVHQVLVAEDVYYPGESETDEFYVSVLLNRSTGRNMIMYSTEGGMDIETVAEETPELIFTEEIDPAVGLLPFQARRVAFNLGLSGLAFKEMTKFVTALYTAYVKSDSSLFEINPVLKTSDNKIMAVDAKVTIDDNALYRHKNYIDLRDVREESAIEVEAGELGLNYVDLDGNVGCMVNGAGLAMATMDLIKQAGGEPANFLDVGGTADAARVEAAFKIILKDPAVKAILINIFGGIVRCDRVAQGVIDAYKNMGTINVPIIVRLQGTNADIAKDLIDNSGLDVMSATEFQEAADKVQQVLA, encoded by the coding sequence ATGAATTTACACGAATATCAAGGTAAAGAAATATTAAATAGTTTTGGAGTACGTATACAACGTGGTATAGTAGCTCAAAATGCTAATGAAGCAGTAGCTGCTGCAAAACAATTAACAAACGAAACTGGGACAAGTTGGCACGTTATTAAGGCACAGGTTCATGCTGGAGGACGTGGAAAAGGTGGCGGTGTTAAGCTTGCCAAAAACTTGCAAGAAGTTGAAGAGATAGCTGGACAAATAATTGGAATGAACTTAATTACACCTCAAACGTCTGCTGAGGGTAAAAAAGTACACCAAGTTTTAGTTGCTGAAGATGTTTATTATCCTGGTGAAAGTGAAACGGATGAATTTTACGTGTCTGTATTATTAAATAGAAGTACTGGACGTAATATGATTATGTATTCTACAGAAGGTGGTATGGATATTGAAACGGTTGCTGAAGAAACTCCGGAATTAATATTTACAGAAGAGATTGATCCTGCGGTTGGTTTATTACCATTTCAAGCGAGACGCGTCGCTTTTAATCTTGGATTATCAGGGTTAGCATTTAAAGAAATGACAAAGTTTGTTACGGCTTTATATACTGCCTATGTAAAGTCTGATTCTTCTTTATTTGAAATCAATCCTGTTTTAAAAACAAGTGATAATAAAATAATGGCTGTAGATGCTAAAGTGACTATTGATGACAATGCGCTTTACAGACATAAGAATTACATAGATTTACGCGATGTACGTGAAGAAAGTGCAATAGAAGTTGAAGCAGGAGAACTGGGTTTAAACTACGTAGACCTAGATGGAAATGTGGGTTGTATGGTAAACGGTGCTGGGTTAGCCATGGCTACTATGGATTTAATTAAACAAGCAGGAGGGGAGCCAGCAAACTTTTTAGACGTTGGTGGTACTGCAGATGCGGCTCGTGTGGAAGCAGCTTTCAAGATTATATTAAAAGATCCAGCAGTAAAAGCGATCTTAATTAACATCTTTGGAGGAATAGTACGTTGCGATCGTGTAGCGCAAGGTGTAATTGATGCTTATAAAAATATGGGAACCATAAATGTACCTATTATAGTACGTTTGCAAGGAACGAATGCTGATATTGCTAAAGATTTAATAGATAATTCTGGATTAGACGTTATGAGCGCCACAGAATTTCAAGAAGCAGCAGATAAAGTACAGCAAGTTTTAGCTTAA
- a CDS encoding DUF1456 family protein: MTNNDILKKLRVALKLRDDDIVKILSLVDFRISKSELGAFFRKEDHPKYMECGDQILRNFLNGLVIHLRGPMPKKDSNSKATKSPNFKKKPLENKSKPQKKSNN, translated from the coding sequence ATGACAAATAATGATATTTTAAAAAAATTACGTGTGGCATTAAAACTTCGTGATGATGATATAGTAAAAATTTTAAGTTTGGTTGATTTCAGAATATCTAAAAGTGAATTAGGTGCGTTTTTTAGAAAAGAAGATCATCCCAAATATATGGAATGTGGTGATCAAATTTTACGTAATTTTTTAAATGGACTTGTTATCCATTTACGTGGCCCGATGCCAAAAAAAGATTCAAATTCAAAAGCTACTAAATCGCCAAATTTCAAAAAGAAACCCTTAGAAAATAAATCTAAGCCACAAAAAAAGAGCAACAATTAA
- a CDS encoding TerB family tellurite resistance protein encodes MINRVEKLSLLSEMIAFAKYDKDIKEIEYNFLLGVAKQLDITREDFDYLIEHPVTYTHLKSHSERIVQFHRLVLLMNIDQEDNNNSAGAIKLYNFGLRMGLSHESITKVLYLMESFPNKIVPPDVLIDIFKTQYN; translated from the coding sequence ATGATTAATAGAGTAGAAAAATTGAGTCTTTTATCCGAAATGATAGCATTTGCTAAATATGATAAAGACATAAAGGAAATAGAATATAATTTTTTATTAGGTGTAGCAAAACAGCTTGACATAACAAGAGAAGATTTTGATTATTTGATAGAGCACCCTGTTACGTACACGCATTTAAAATCTCATAGTGAGCGTATTGTTCAGTTTCATAGATTGGTATTATTAATGAATATTGATCAAGAAGATAATAATAATTCAGCAGGAGCTATTAAATTATATAATTTCGGTTTACGTATGGGGCTAAGCCATGAGTCCATTACTAAGGTACTTTATTTAATGGAAAGTTTTCCAAATAAAATTGTACCACCAGATGTGTTGATTGATATCTTTAAAACACAATACAATTAA
- the uvrB gene encoding excinuclease ABC subunit UvrB, with amino-acid sequence MQFKIESEFSPTGDQPQAIKQLVDGITSNEKYQTLLGVTGSGKTFTVANVIEEVQRPTLVLAHNKTLAAQLYSEFKQFFPDNAVEYFVSYYDYYQPEAYIPVSGVYIEKDLSINEEIEKMRLSATSALLSGRRDVLVIASVSCIYGIGNPIEFQKNVVALKRDQVISRTKLLHQLVQSLYSRTEADFKHGNFRIKGDTVDIFPSYADDAFRIHFFGDEIEDIESFNVQTNDVIEKYDQLTIYPANMFVTSPDVLQGAIKNIQDDLVKQHNYFKDIGKHLEAKRLKERTEFDLEMIRELGYCSGIENYSRYLDGRLPGTRPFCLLDYFPDDYLMVVDESHVTISQVHAMYGGDRSRKENLVEYGFRLPAAMDNRPLKFEEFEAIQNQVIYVSATPADYELQKTDGIYIEQVIRPTGLLDPIIEVRPSLNQIDDLIEEIQQRIEKDERILVTTLTKRMAEELTKYLDRIQIRCRYIHSDVDTLERVEIMQDLRKGLFDVLVGVNLLREGLDLPEVSLVAILDADKEGFLRSTRSLTQTVGRAARNLNGKAIMYADKITNSMQKTIDETNYRREKQIAYNTKNNMTPKALNKSLDNALSKNSVSTYSYELEALKAAEPESDYLTKPELEKKIREKRKLMEEAAKALDFIVAAKLRDEIKSYQDKLEKLKV; translated from the coding sequence ATGCAGTTTAAAATTGAATCCGAATTTAGTCCTACAGGCGATCAGCCACAAGCCATAAAACAACTTGTTGACGGTATTACTTCCAACGAAAAATATCAAACATTACTTGGTGTAACAGGTTCTGGAAAAACCTTTACGGTTGCTAATGTTATTGAGGAAGTACAACGTCCAACTTTAGTCTTAGCCCATAACAAAACGTTAGCAGCTCAATTATATTCAGAGTTTAAACAGTTTTTTCCAGATAATGCTGTTGAATATTTCGTGTCTTATTATGATTATTATCAACCAGAAGCCTATATTCCTGTTTCTGGTGTATACATAGAAAAAGATTTATCCATAAACGAAGAAATTGAGAAGATGCGTTTAAGTGCTACATCTGCACTACTTTCTGGTCGTCGGGATGTGCTTGTAATCGCATCGGTTTCATGTATTTATGGTATAGGAAATCCTATTGAGTTTCAAAAAAATGTGGTCGCTCTAAAACGCGATCAGGTTATCTCAAGAACAAAATTATTACATCAATTAGTACAAAGTTTATATTCCAGAACAGAAGCCGATTTTAAACATGGTAACTTTAGAATAAAAGGTGATACTGTAGACATTTTCCCTAGTTATGCCGATGATGCATTTAGAATTCATTTTTTTGGTGATGAAATTGAAGATATTGAATCTTTTAATGTTCAGACCAATGACGTTATCGAAAAATACGATCAGCTTACTATCTATCCTGCAAATATGTTTGTCACCTCACCCGATGTATTGCAAGGTGCCATTAAAAATATTCAGGATGATTTGGTAAAACAACACAATTACTTTAAAGACATTGGTAAACATCTAGAAGCCAAACGACTTAAAGAACGCACTGAATTCGACTTAGAAATGATTCGGGAATTAGGTTATTGCTCGGGCATAGAAAACTATTCACGCTATCTTGATGGCAGATTACCTGGCACACGACCTTTCTGTTTATTAGATTATTTTCCAGATGATTATTTAATGGTTGTAGATGAAAGTCATGTCACTATCTCTCAAGTACATGCTATGTATGGTGGTGATAGGAGCAGAAAAGAAAATCTGGTTGAATATGGTTTTAGACTTCCCGCAGCGATGGATAATCGTCCGTTGAAATTCGAAGAGTTTGAAGCCATTCAAAATCAAGTAATCTATGTAAGTGCCACTCCTGCAGATTATGAGCTTCAAAAAACAGATGGTATATATATCGAGCAAGTTATTCGTCCAACAGGTTTATTAGATCCTATCATTGAAGTACGCCCTAGTTTAAACCAAATTGATGATTTAATAGAAGAAATACAACAACGCATTGAGAAAGATGAACGTATATTGGTTACAACACTTACCAAAAGAATGGCTGAAGAGTTAACCAAATACTTAGACAGAATACAAATACGCTGTCGGTATATTCACAGTGATGTAGATACCTTGGAGCGTGTTGAAATCATGCAAGATTTACGTAAAGGGCTGTTTGATGTTTTAGTTGGTGTTAATCTTTTAAGGGAAGGTTTAGATTTACCCGAAGTATCACTTGTTGCCATATTAGATGCTGACAAAGAAGGTTTTTTACGCTCTACACGTTCTTTAACACAAACTGTAGGTAGAGCCGCAAGGAATTTAAATGGAAAAGCCATTATGTATGCTGACAAAATAACCAATAGTATGCAAAAAACTATTGATGAAACGAATTACAGGCGCGAAAAACAAATTGCTTACAACACAAAAAATAATATGACGCCCAAAGCGCTCAATAAAAGCTTGGATAATGCTTTATCTAAAAATTCGGTAAGTACATATAGTTATGAGTTAGAAGCTTTAAAAGCTGCAGAGCCAGAAAGCGATTATTTGACGAAACCTGAACTGGAAAAGAAAATTAGAGAAAAACGCAAATTAATGGAAGAAGCTGCAAAAGCCTTAGATTTTATTGTTGCAGCAAAATTACGTGATGAAATTAAAAGTTACCAAGATAAACTAGAAAAGCTAAAAGTATAA